Part of the Bacillota bacterium genome is shown below.
ACACCGATAGGTTAGTTTCAAGTCCGCGGGGACAAGAACTCCTGGAACAACTGCAGGAAAGCGGTGTCAATGTGTATTTATGCAGCGAAGAAGCTTTCGGCGATATCGCTGACACGGACAATACCCAAGGCATTCTCGCCATAGTGCACCAGCCTGAATTGGTTGTTAACTGGGAACACAAACTTAAGCAAGGTCTAGTGCTTGTTGTAGACCAAATTCAGGATCCGGGCAATCTCGGTACCATCATGCGCACCGCTTTAGCTGCGGGAGTAGATGGGATTTGGATGATTAAAGGAACGGTTGATCCATTTAATCCCAAGGTTGTTCGTTCATCAATGGGAGCGGTGCAAAAACTGCCTCTTGCGAGCATGACTGCTCGAGAATGCGCTGAATTAAGTTCCCGGTTCGGGTTAAAGCTAATTGCAGCGGACCTAGAAAACGCTGATCCATATTATGACACAGATTTAGCTCAGCCCTGCGCTATTGTGATCGGAAATGAAGGCAGCGGGATTCAGCTGGAGCTGCTAAAACACTGCACCGAGAGGATATTCATCCCTTTAGCAAATGATGTAGAATCACTGAATGCTTCTGTGGCAGCTGCTGTATTGATTTATGAATCCGTCAGACAGCGGCAGTTTATTTAGTTGTAAGCCTCTTCTGCGTATGTTATAATGTTATTATCATTTGGAGAAGAGGTGGTAGTTAATGAACTTAACACCCGAGGTCGTGTGGAAAATTTTTTTAGCTACCGGTTCCATAACAGCTTATCTGCTGTATAAGCAGCTGTCAGCTTTGCGAATTCATACTTTTCATTGATTAATATGAAAATAACTTATAGACAAAGGCAGTGAAGGAGACAAGTAAATCAAGGGAAGCCACAGGAACGATGGGTCGTGGACTGAGAGCCTGTCGGGTGATAACTTGATTGAAATTCACTCTGGAGCCGCTGGTTGAAATTAGTAGGCTATGCCGGTCATCCGCCGTTATCGGATTCAAGGTGGGTTGTGGTTTTACCATTTACCATAACCAACTAGGGTGGTACCGCGGTAACTTTTTACGTCCCTAACTCGGATGTAAAAAGTTTTTTTTATATCATTATTATCTTTGGAGGTGCAGTATGGATACACAAATTCAATCCCTGAAAGCCAAAGCAGTCGAAGAGTTTAATCAAGCTGATACTCTTGAAGCTCTTCAGCAGCTTCGGGTCAAATATCTCGGTAAGAAAGGTGAAGTTACCCAGCTGCTGCGCACGATGGGGCAGCTTCCAGCTGAAGAACGTCCCAAAATGGGTCAAATGGTCAATCAGCTTAAGAATGAACTGGGCTCCGTCTTGGACCAGAAACAGGCTGAGCTGGAAGCACAAATCCAGCAGGCTCGATTAGCATCAGAAGCATTGGATGTTACCCTGCCGGGTCGAAAACCGAAAGCTGGCAGCCTCCATCCCTTAACGCTTGTCCTAAATGAAATTAAAGACATTTTTATTTCAATGGGCTACAAAGTGGTAGAAGGTCCGGAAATAGAAACTGATTACTACAATTTTGAGGCACTCAACATACCTAAGGATCACCCAGCAAGGGATATGCAGGATACCTTCTACATCACCGGGGATTTTCTGCTCCGCAGTCAAACCTCGCCTGTTCAGATTCGGGTTATGGAGAAGCAGGATCCTCCGGTAAGAATAATTGCTCCGGGTAAAGTTTACCGCTCAGATGCGGATGTTACTCATTCACCCATGTTTCATCAGGTCGAAGGACTTTTGATTGATGAAGGCATTACCTTTGCTGATCTAAAAGGCACTCTGCAAACTTTTGCCAAGACCATGTTTGGTCCTGATACTAAGACTAGATTTCGTCCCAGCTATTTCCCCTTCACTGAACCGAGCGCAGAAGTTGATGTTTCCTGCATTATGTGTCATGGGGAAGGATGTCGGGTCTGCTCAGATACTGGCTGGTTGGAAATCCTAGGTTCTGGCATGGTCGATCCGCGTGTGCTTGAACAAGTTGGTTATGATCCAGATAAATATACAGGCTTTGCTTTCGGAATGGGTATTGAACGCATAGCCATGTTAAAATATGGAATTAATGACATTAGACTTTTCTTCAATAATGATCAGCGGTTTTTAGATCAATTTAAGTAATGCAGATTGCAAGGGAGGAATAAAAGGTGAAGGTATCTTACCGTTGGCTGCAGGAATATACTGTAGTGCCATGGAGTCCGCAGGAATTGGCCGATCGACTGACAATGGCGGGAATCGAAGTCGAATCGATTGAGCGTTTAGCGCCCGAGCTGCCTAATGTCCGTGTCGGCCTAATTGAAAAAGTAGAGCCTCATCCCAACGCAGACTTAAAAGTTTGTGCAATCAATGTTGGGGATCAGGTTTTAAATATTGTCTGTGGTGCACCCAATGCGCGGGTTGGGATTAAAGTTCCCGTTGCCTTAGAAGGCGCGGTGCTCCCGAATGGAATGGAAATAAAGGTGGCTGAACTCAGAGGCGTCATGTCCTACGGCATGGCCTGCTCAGAAAAGGAACTGGGCCTTGGTGATGATCACTCAGGTTTATTAGAACTGCCTGAAGATGTGGAAGTTGGTCTGGATCTAACCGAAGCCCTGGGTCTGGATGATCAAATCTTAGATGTATCGATTTATGCCAATCGTCCGGATTGCATGAGTATGCTGGGAATAGCTAGAGAAGTTGCAGCCCTGGCCGGGCAAGAACTTCGCTACCCAGAGATTAAACTTAACGAATCCGATCTCAGGATCGAGGAGCTAACTTCAGTAACGGTAGAGGATCCTGAGAAGTGCCCCCGTTATACAGTGCGGGTAATCAAGAATGTTACACTCAAACCATCTCCTCTCTGGATGCAGCAGCGTTTAATTGCAGCAGGAATGCGGCCGATAAATAACGTTGTTGACATTACTAACTTTGTGATGCTGGAAACCGGCCAGCCTCTCCATGCTTTTGACTATGATCGCCTAAGCGAGAACCGGATTGTTGTTCGCACTCCAAAATGCAGTGAAACTGTATTTGTAACCTTGGACGGAGTAGAACGGGAACTGACCGATGAGATGCTGATGATCTGCGATGCAGACTCACCTGTATGTGTCGGCGGTGTTATGGGCGGAGAGAATTCTGAAGTCACCGAGGAGACGAAGACAATTCTTTTGGAGTCAGCCAATTTTGCAGCTGCCAACATCCGACGCACATCCCGCAGTTTGGCAATCAATTCTGAGGCTGCAGCCCGTTTTGAAAAAGGCATTGATCCTACCGCTACAATCTTTGCCTTAAACCGCGCTGCCCAACTCCTGGCTGAGCTGGCTGGTGGGGAAGTGGCATCAGGAATTATTGATGTAAACAACGCTGATACCAGCAATAAAGTCATTGAACTTCGCCCACAGCAGGTAAACCGCCTGTTGGGAACAGAAATAGATGAGCAGTCAATGATCGATATTTTAACTCGACTTGAGTTCGCGGTAGATCATGAAACCTCACCCTGGAAAGTTACAGTTCCCAGCTTCCGCCGGGACTTGGAACTGGAATGCGATTTGATTGAAGAGATCGCGCGGTTCTGGGGTTATGAGAATATCCCGATTACTCTGCCGAAAGGCATGAGCGATTCTGGCGGAGAAAGTGAAGAGCTGAGAGTAGTCGATCAGTTGAAAACACAGCTGGCAGGTGCCGGTTTAAATGAAATTCAGACTTTTTCTTTCGTTAACGCAGCAAGTTTAGCTCAGTCGCAGCTTGATCAGGTACCAGAACTTGCTCGCCTGATTGAGCTGGCAAATCCCCTCACCGAGGAACACGCAGTAATGCGCACATCGCTGATGCCTAGCTTGCTTGAGTGCGCGGCTTACAATATCAGCCGCCAGCAGCAGGATCTCAGCATGTTTGAAATCAGTGCAGTGTATCTTGCAGATGAGCTGCCGTTAACTAAGCTGCCGTCAGAAGAACGGAGGCTGGGACTCCTGCTGTATGGGAAACGGGATGCTGAGCACTGGCAGCTTAAGCCGGATTATTATGATTTCTATGATTTGAAGGGTCTGGTAGAACTGATATTAGATAACTTTGCTGCGGATTTTGACTGGGAGCGCTCAGCGCTGCCTATCTTCCATCCGGGACGTCAGTGTCAGATAACTGTCGATGGTGAATTGATTGCTTATTTTGGCGAAGTCCATCCCGAAGTGCAGAAGAATTACCGCATCCCAGACCGGATTTATTTGGCTGAGATTCATTTAAATAAGCTGATCAAACACCGCAAGCCTGTGCCTAGATTTGAGTTGCTGCCTAGGTACCCAGCGGTTGAACGTGACTTAGCTGTTTTGGTGGATGAAGAGATTCCCGTAGGTGCAATTGTAGAGGAATTACAGAGCGCTGGGGGTAGTTTATTAAAGGCAGTCAATATTTTTGACGTTTATCAAGGAAAGCAGGTAGAAGCAGGCAAGAAGAGTATCGCCTTTTCCTTTGTTTTCCAGGGGGAACGCACTTTGACTGATGATGAGGTTAACCAGCAGCTTAAGCAGATGTATAACGCAATTCAGGAGAAGTTTGCAGCCGTAATGCGGTAGCAGGAAAATGTTTGCATAAAGCGAAGATATGAATTAGCAATGGAACAGGCGGAAAGGGTGAGATTTGTGACAGAGTCAAAGAGCAATGTCGTTAAGGTGCGCATCGGCGGCGAGGAATATGCCGTCAGAGGTCATGCTTCGGAGCAGTATATTCGGGAGTTGGGAAAAGTAGTTGATGAAAAAATTCGGGAAGTGCAGAAAACCAGTCCAAATCTCACTCGGCACCGCATGGCGATTTTAGCTGCGATAAATCTTGCCGATGAGCTGTTAACGGTGAAAGCCGAGTATCAAGAGCTTCTCAAGATTATGGAGGAAGCTAATTAGTACAGAAAGAGGGGTTATGATGGCAGGCAAATGGATTGACCTTTTTATAATTATAGCCTTCGCCATTGCCATCTGGCGGGGATTTCGCCGCGGGATTATTCGTGAGATATTCAGCCTATTTGGAGTATTGCTCGCTGTTGCCATCGGATTCTACCGCCATGAGGAATTGTCACTACACTTGATGGCGAGGTTTCCATTGGGGCAGGGAGCGGCTCTGTTAATCGCATTCTTGATTTTGGTGATCGGAATCAGTCTGGTGGCGAAGTTCATAGGTTATTTGTGGGGGAAAGTCGTCAAATTCACTCCATTTGCCGTGCTTGACGGAATCCTCGGAGCAACTTTTGGTACAATTAAAGTGTTAGCGATTGTTATAGCGCTGGTGTTGATGCTCCACTCCCTCAATGTGGAATCGGTTGAAGATATGCTGGCTGAATCCAGCGTGGTGCAGCAGATCGATACACTGTGGCCGCATTTAAGATTGAGTTTGGAGCAGGCTTGGCCAGAAACTTGGGCAAAGCCTGGCTGGTTGTTTCCCCAGCCTAATTTTGATGATTTATCGTTTTCATGATAATCCCGCCAACTGCGGCGGGATTTCCCATGTTTGGTGGCTTCAGGTAACAGCACCTGATCTTACTTGCAGGATGTTGACAGTTAATAATGAATCCCTTAACGGAGCAAGTATGTTAAGGGGGAGCTAGAATTGGCAGCCAAAAACACAGGTAAACACATTATTACTCTCTATACTAATATCTGGACTACAGTACTTATGCTGGTCTTCTTTTTTGTTTCGGGGCTTTCGGGCCAGCCCTCAGCTGTAAATCTTCCTGATCACATTCCCCCTTACCAGAGTTCAGATAAAATTCTGCAGGGAAGGGTGATCGTTGTCGATCCAGGGCATGGCGGCGCTGACCCCGGTACTGTTGGTTTGGGCTATTCTACGGAAGCAGAAAATGTGCTGGCTATTGCTTGGGATTTAAAAGGGATGCTGGAAGACGCTGGTGCTACAGTGATTATGACGAGACAAACAAACGTTAACCCAGCTCAGGGAACTCGTTACGCCAATTCTACAAATGGCCAGTTAGCCGCCCGAACCGCAGTGGCTAACAACAGCAATGCGGAGATTTTTGTCAGCATTCATAATGACTGGAACGGCAACAGCAATATCAGCGGTACAACTTCGTATTATTATCATTCCCATGACTGGCTGCTGGCTGACTCGGTGCAAAAGTATCTTGTTGGAAACCTAGGCAGCCGCGATGTAGGGGTTAAACGCGGCAATTTTTATGTGCTCCGCAATACTAATGTGCCTGCAGTTCTGGTAGAGGTTGGTTTTCTCAGCAACCAGAGGGAAGCGCAGCTGCTGGCGCAATCCTGGTATCGGACAGCCGCAGCTGAAGGCATTTTTTATGGCATAGTAGATTATTATCGACAAGCAGGAATTATTTAAGGAGGAACCTGAATGGAGTTACTTGCTCCAGCTGGAACAAAAGAAAGTTTGATTGCAGCGGTAGAAAATGGTGCCGATGCTGTTTATCTTGGCGGCAAACTGTTTAATGCACGTAGGTTTGCTGCCAATTTTAATGAAGAAGAATTATGCTGGGCGGTAAAATACTGCCATGTCCGTGGTGTGAAAGTCTACGTTACAGTCAATACTCTGATCCATGAACACGAATTGGAGCCTGTAGTAGATTACATTTTTTCGCTGTACAATTTAGGTGTAGATGCTGTAATTGTTCAGGATTTGGGTTTAGCTCACTTGATTCACAGCATTCTGCCTGATTTTGAACTGCACGCCAGCACCCAGATGTTTCTGCACAACCGCTTCGGGATAAAATTTGCCGAAAAGCTGGGGATTAAACGAGCAATCTTGGCGCGGGAGTTGAGTTTGGACGAGATAGCGGAGCTTGCTGAGTCGGGTCTTGACCTGGAAGTGTTTGTGCATGGAGCTCTCTGTGTTGCTTATTCCGGGCAGTGCTTGTTCAGCAGCTTGTTGGGAGGCCGCAGTGGCAACAGGGGGCAATGTGCTCAACCGTGCCGTTTGTCGTATCAGTTGGTGGACAGAGTCTCTCAAGCAGAAGTGGTGGAGCAACCTGGGGATTATTTAATATCGCCAAAGGATCTAAGACTGATTGAGCATCTCGACCTGTTGGAGAAGATAGGGGTTAAAAGCCTAAAAATTGAAGGAAGAATGAAGGGACCAGAGTACACAGCGGTTGTAACCAGGACCTATAGAGACGCGATTGACCGGAGAAGATTTGACCACAAGGCATTGACTTCAGTGTTCAACCGAGAGTTTACTACTCATCATTTATTTGATAAGCAGGGACGGAATCTGATTCGCTGGAATCCACTGCCTCATGAGCAAAATGATGATATAATCAGAAGTGCTCAGGATAGCTATCGGTCTCCGAAAGCATTCCGCAAGATTCCGGCAGCTTTGTTCGCCAGTCTTGCAGTTGACGAGCCTCTCAAGCTTACCCTAATCGATAACCATGGAACTACAGCCTATCAAGAAAGTGAGCTTGTGGGAGAAGCTGCAGAAAAGCGTCCTTTGACAAAAGAAACGCTTAAGAAACAACTGCTTCGATTTGGCAATGATCCGATTAAGATCGACAGTCTGGAGATTGAGCTGGGAGAGAATGTGATTCTTCCCCTCAGTGAGGTTAACCGCACACGGAGATTATTAGTTGAGAAATGGGAGCAGGCTAGACTTAGTACTTATCCGATGCGCACGGTGACTAAAGAACAATTTGTTGCTGAAAAGCAGCTGGCGTTTACTGCTGAGCCACCGCAGCTCAAGTCTGGTAGTATTGAACCAATTTTGGCGGTATCCGTCACTGATTTTGAGGCTGCGCAGGCCGCACTTGATGCGGGCGCTGACTTGATTTACTATTACGGCACAATCTACACCCATCATAAGGATTTTCTTCGTGATCTTTCTCAGGTGACCGCAGCAGCTCGCAGGCTGGGAGCTCAATGCTTCGCTGCGGTTGAGAGGGTAACTGATGATGATGAACTGGAACATTTTAGCAATTTGCTGGATCAGCACCAGTATGACGGGGTGCTTGTTGGCAATATTGGTGCCCTTAAGATGATGCTGAACCGCCGACAACAGCATGAATCTCTCAAAGTACACGGAGATTGGTCCCTGAATATATTCAACAGTATTACTGCATCCTATTTGGGCAGTAAGGACTTGAGTGCATTTTATCTGTCTACTGAGCTGAATTATAGTCAGATCAAAGCTATTAGCGTCAAAACCAAGCATCCATTGGGTGTGGTGGTTCATGGACAGCTGCCTTTAATGGTCAGCAAATACTGTCCGATTGGGGCCTGTATGGATTGCATAAAGGATGGAGGCAGGGAGGCATTCCCCTGCATGAAGCGGAAATACGGTCTTAGGGACCGCAAGGGTTACATCCTGCCGGTTGAAGTAGACCGCCGCTGCCGCATGCATTTATTTAATCCTATCGATTTATGTTTAATTGACCAGCTAGAACAGCTGGTTGAGGTTGGTATTAAGCTATTTCGAATTGAAGCAAAAGGTAGAGATCCCCACTGGATCAGCGCTGTTGTCAGCTCCTATTTTGCAAAGCTTAACGGCGGGTCGTCAAGTGAAAATGAATTATTACCATACAGCAGTGCCGGAACCTATACAAAAGGGCATTTTCATCGTGGAGTTAAGTAGGTGATTTTATGGACGAAAGAAGCTTACGAATCTTAGAATGGGACAAAATAAAGCAGCAGGTTGCAGAGTTTGCCAGTTTTTCCTTAGGCAAGCAGTTGATTTTAGCTTTGGAGCCAAGCGCAAATTTTGATGAAGTTGAACGGAATCTGGAACAGACTACTCAGGCACTAGCACTGCTGTGGAAACACGGTGTCCCTCCCTTTGGCGGAGCAGCGGATATTGCTCCCATTCTGCGGCGGGCACAGGTTGGCGGTATTTTAGAAGGAGAAGAACTGATTCGGCTGGCTGCGGTGTTAGAGTGCGCCGCGAATATAAAGCGGTACCTGTCTGACTCAGATCATTTTGCTGCTTTCAGAGAGCAGTTGAGCACACTCCCGGAGCTGCGCTCGGAGATCTTTCGCTGTTTTGACGATGAGGGCAGTATAAAAGACAATGCTTCTCCCCAGTTAGCCTCCATACGCCGGAAGATCAAGAATCTGGAGAATCGAGTCCGGGATAAACTGGATAACATAATTCATTCGTCCAGCAATCAAAAGCTGCTGCAGGACAGCATTGTTACTATCCGCAGCGGCCGCTTCGTGGTGCCGGTGAAGCAGGAGTATCGCTCATTCTTCCCGGGTATTGTCCATGACCAGTCAGCGAGCGGCGCAACTGTGTTTGTGGAGCCAGCAGCGGTTGTTGAGATCAATAATGAACTGCGCATTGCCCATCAAGAAGAGCATCGCGAAATTGAGAGGATTTTGAGGGAGTTCAGTAGTGAAGTTGTGCCCCACGTCGAAGAGCTGAAATTAACACTTGAGACCTTGGCTGAGCTGGATTTGATTTTCGCCAAAGGTAAATACAGCCGCAAGATTCAGGGCACAGCCCCTAAACTCAATCAAAATGGATATGTTAATATCAAGCAGGGCCGGCATCCGCTGCTCACCGGCACTGTGGTACCGATTGATCTTTGGCTTGGCGACAAAGCCTTTATTTTGGTAATCACCGGCCCGAATACAGGCGGAAAAACTGTTACTCTCAAAACAGTTGGTCTATTTGCAGTAATGACTCAAGCTGGACTGCACATTCCCGCTGAAGCCGGTTCGCACATGGCTGTTTTTGACAACATATTTGCCGATATTGGAGATGAGCAGAGCATTGAGCAGAGCCTCAGCACATTCTCGTCACATATGAGTAATATCGTTAAGATTTTAGAACAGTCTACTTCGAACAGTCTGGTTCTCCTTGATGAGCTTGGCGCTGGAACAGATCCGACCGAGGGCGCTGCGCTGGCAACAGCACTTTTGGAACACCTGAGGTTGAAGCGGGTAACCACTATCGCCACAACTCACTACTCAGAACTTAAAAATTTTGCCTATGCCAATCCGGAGGTGGAAAACGCTTCGGTTGAATTCGATCCGGTTACACTTAAGCCCACCTACCGTTTAGCTATCGGTATTCCGGGGCAGAGCAACGCTTTTGCCATTGCAAGGGGGCTAGGACTATCAGATGAAATAGTAGCTGCAGCCCGCAGTTTACTTAATGAGGAACGAATTCGGATCGATGAGATCATCGGTGAAATTGAGGCGGATCGTCAAGAGTCACGAAAAGCCAGAGAAGAAGCGGAATCCTTGCGCGCAGAGTATAATGCCTTAAAGCAGAAATATGATCTTCTCTATAGAGACTTGTCCGAGCGCAGAGGAGAGCTGCTTATTCAAGCTCAAGAGGAAGCTGCTGAACTGGTGAAAAAAACCAGGGAAGAATTAGATCTGCTTGTAGGTGAACTAAGACGTCAGCAGAATATTGATTTAGAAAAGATTGTTGCAGCCAAGCGGCAGGAACTAATGGAACAGCAGAAGAAACTGAAAACCACCAGACCTCAAAAACCGGCGGCTGAACCTGTTAAGCACCTAAAAGTTGGAGAACAGGTAAGAGTGCGCAGCTTGAATCAGACTGGGCATGTTGTTGAACTTTCTGATAATGAAGCTCAGGTACAGGTTGGCATTATGAAGGTGTCGGTAAGTCTAACTGATCTAGAACGGGCAAACCACCAGCCGCAATCCAAAGTCACTCACCGCATTCGCAGCAGGGGATTGGGTAAGAGCAGTGCAATAAAACCAGAGATTGATCTGCGGGGCTTTACAATTGATGAAGCGCTTCCAGCGGTAGATAAGTATTTGGATGACGCTTTTCTGTCATCTCTGAATCAAGTGCGGATTATTCACGGTAAGGGTACAGGAGCTCTCCGCGACGCTGTGCAGGATCAGCTGCGCAGTCATCCTCATGTTAAGAGTTTTCGTTTAGCCGATCCCAATCAAGGCGGATCAGGTGTGACTGTAGTTGAACTAAACCATTAAAAGAAGCCAGGAGATACTCTCCTGGCTTTACTGCTGTCAATTGAAGAAAGGGAGAAGATCCCACAGTGAACCGGAACACCGAGGTGTGTATTCGGTCGGCTCTGTACCTTTGATGAATATTTCGGTTCGAATCTCATCTTTAGGAAGTGAGCAGTTTTCCGGAACCAGCAGGCCTGTCTTGATATCAATAGCAACTTCAACAATAGCATTTGGCCGCTTGAAATCAGATATAGGCGTATTCCTCAGCGCCTCAACCATAAAGTCCCGCCAGATAGGCGTAGCGTTCCAGGAGCCATATTGTACTCCTTTATAAACCATCGCTTTTGGAATATCTTCTCCGAACCAGACTGCGGCTACCAGATCTGGTGTATAGCCTACAAACCAAGCATCGCGGTTATCCTGGTGGGTACCGGTTTTCCCAGCTGCCGGCCGGTTAATGTTCGCGCTGCGGGCAGTTCCTCGTTCGATTACACCGCGGAGCAGATCATTCATGATATAAGAGGTTTCTTCGCTGAGTACTACCTCTTGGCGGGATGCATTTTCCTCCAGAATATTGCCGTGGTAATCGGTTACTTTCAAAATCGCAATCGGTTCAACGCGGATGCCGTTGTTGGCAAGCACACCATAGGCGGAAGCCATTTCCAGTGGTGAAACACCTTTGGTCAAACCACCTAATGCCAGCGGTGATAAGCCTAAGTCGTTTGCCCGTCCAGCTTCAACAAAGGATGTTATTCCCATCTTTTTACCATATTCGATTACTGTATTGAATCCCAGCTGATTCACAATCTGCACTGCGATTGTATTAATGGACCGCTCCAACGCCTCCCGCACAGTCATTTCACCATCAAATACAGGATAATAGTTGCGCGGGCTCCATGTTTCACCGTTAGCTAAAACATATTCAATCGGTTCGTCCACATAGATATCTGCGGCAGTAACACCTTTATCAATTGCTGCCGTGTACGGGAAGATCTTGATTGCAGAACCAGGTGAGCGGTATGCCTGCACTGCTCGGTTAAACTTATCTTCGCCACGACCGCCAACCATTGCCCGGATATGACCTGTGCGCGGATCAAGTGCAACCAATGCGCCCTGCGGTTGAGTTAATCCACCGCTGTCAACATATCCGGTCGGAAGGCCGTTGTTAAGTGCGTTTTCAGCTGCTTTCTGCATATTAAGATCTAGGGTAGTGTAGATCCGCAGTCCACCGCCAAAAACCCTTTCTTCTCCGTAGCGCTCAATCAAGTCGTCCAGAATATAGTCCACGAAATAGGGGGCATTAACATTGCGTGGTTTGCGCTCGGCAACCACTATAGGTTGATTTCTGGCTGCTTCAAACTGTTCTTCCGTGATAAACTCCAGTTCCAGCATCCGCTTTAAAACAAAGTTTCTTCGGTCCTTAGCAATATCTGGGTTGTTGTGGGGCGAGTACCTTGTCGGCCAGCGAATAATACCTGCCAGCAGCGCAGATTCAGCCAAATCCAAATCTCGGGCTGATTTGCCGAAATACACCTGTGCTCCTGCTTCAACCCCGTTGGCCCCATGGCCGAGATGAACCATGTTTAAATAGGTCTCTAAGATTTCCTGTTTTGAATATTTGCGTTCTATCTGCACTGCCCAGAGAAACTCCTGCAGTTTGCGGGAAACCAATTTCTCCTGAGTTAGAAACAGATTGCGGGCAACCTGCATTGTGATTGTACCGCCGCCCTGCGCAAAACGACCTTCGCGCAGATTTACCAAGATTGCTCTGCCGAAGGCAATAAAGTTGATCCCATGGTGGTCAAAAAATTTGTCATCTTCAATGGCCACAACCGCTTGGTATAAGTGCTCCGGAAGCGATTCGATGGCTACCGGAACGCGGTTTTCCCGATATAAGTCTGTTATCAGCTGACCATTAATGTCATAAATATGAGTGGAATACTGCTGAGTCAAATTTACCTGATCCAATGGTGGTGCGCTGCCTAGATACGCGGTAAGAAAACCTAGAGATCCACCAAATAAGATAGAAAAAATTATAACACAAACCCACAGTTTCACTCGCGACCGTTTATTAGGGGACGATGAGGATTTTTTCGATTTTTTGGGCAACGATCTCACCTCCATCTCTGTTAAAATTATATCACACTTAATTTTCACAATGAACAGATATAATTTACCATAAGTAATATATAAATACAAGGAGAGGCAGGTATATTATATCTTTATCTTTCGTTTTGGAGGTCAGAATTATGACCAAATTTGCTCAGCCGACCAAATGGCCTTGGTCCCGTTATCTTCTTTTAGTACTGCTGCTGATTACACTTTCAGCTGTTATTGCTGCAATGATCATCGAAAAACGAGTTACACCTGTGCTTAGGGCATGGGCAGAAACAAAAGCAGTAAACCTAGCGACCGAGGCAATCTACAGTGCAGTTGAGGAAACCATGATTGAGGAAGCTGCTGTCGCGGATCTGGCAGAAATAATTATGGATGATAGCGGTCGTATTCAGGCTGTGAAATATAATA
Proteins encoded:
- a CDS encoding U32 family peptidase, coding for MELLAPAGTKESLIAAVENGADAVYLGGKLFNARRFAANFNEEELCWAVKYCHVRGVKVYVTVNTLIHEHELEPVVDYIFSLYNLGVDAVIVQDLGLAHLIHSILPDFELHASTQMFLHNRFGIKFAEKLGIKRAILARELSLDEIAELAESGLDLEVFVHGALCVAYSGQCLFSSLLGGRSGNRGQCAQPCRLSYQLVDRVSQAEVVEQPGDYLISPKDLRLIEHLDLLEKIGVKSLKIEGRMKGPEYTAVVTRTYRDAIDRRRFDHKALTSVFNREFTTHHLFDKQGRNLIRWNPLPHEQNDDIIRSAQDSYRSPKAFRKIPAALFASLAVDEPLKLTLIDNHGTTAYQESELVGEAAEKRPLTKETLKKQLLRFGNDPIKIDSLEIELGENVILPLSEVNRTRRLLVEKWEQARLSTYPMRTVTKEQFVAEKQLAFTAEPPQLKSGSIEPILAVSVTDFEAAQAALDAGADLIYYYGTIYTHHKDFLRDLSQVTAAARRLGAQCFAAVERVTDDDELEHFSNLLDQHQYDGVLVGNIGALKMMLNRRQQHESLKVHGDWSLNIFNSITASYLGSKDLSAFYLSTELNYSQIKAISVKTKHPLGVVVHGQLPLMVSKYCPIGACMDCIKDGGREAFPCMKRKYGLRDRKGYILPVEVDRRCRMHLFNPIDLCLIDQLEQLVEVGIKLFRIEAKGRDPHWISAVVSSYFAKLNGGSSSENELLPYSSAGTYTKGHFHRGVK
- a CDS encoding endonuclease MutS2 → MDERSLRILEWDKIKQQVAEFASFSLGKQLILALEPSANFDEVERNLEQTTQALALLWKHGVPPFGGAADIAPILRRAQVGGILEGEELIRLAAVLECAANIKRYLSDSDHFAAFREQLSTLPELRSEIFRCFDDEGSIKDNASPQLASIRRKIKNLENRVRDKLDNIIHSSSNQKLLQDSIVTIRSGRFVVPVKQEYRSFFPGIVHDQSASGATVFVEPAAVVEINNELRIAHQEEHREIERILREFSSEVVPHVEELKLTLETLAELDLIFAKGKYSRKIQGTAPKLNQNGYVNIKQGRHPLLTGTVVPIDLWLGDKAFILVITGPNTGGKTVTLKTVGLFAVMTQAGLHIPAEAGSHMAVFDNIFADIGDEQSIEQSLSTFSSHMSNIVKILEQSTSNSLVLLDELGAGTDPTEGAALATALLEHLRLKRVTTIATTHYSELKNFAYANPEVENASVEFDPVTLKPTYRLAIGIPGQSNAFAIARGLGLSDEIVAAARSLLNEERIRIDEIIGEIEADRQESRKAREEAESLRAEYNALKQKYDLLYRDLSERRGELLIQAQEEAAELVKKTREELDLLVGELRRQQNIDLEKIVAAKRQELMEQQKKLKTTRPQKPAAEPVKHLKVGEQVRVRSLNQTGHVVELSDNEAQVQVGIMKVSVSLTDLERANHQPQSKVTHRIRSRGLGKSSAIKPEIDLRGFTIDEALPAVDKYLDDAFLSSLNQVRIIHGKGTGALRDAVQDQLRSHPHVKSFRLADPNQGGSGVTVVELNH
- a CDS encoding penicillin-binding protein 1A, coding for MDQVNLTQQYSTHIYDINGQLITDLYRENRVPVAIESLPEHLYQAVVAIEDDKFFDHHGINFIAFGRAILVNLREGRFAQGGGTITMQVARNLFLTQEKLVSRKLQEFLWAVQIERKYSKQEILETYLNMVHLGHGANGVEAGAQVYFGKSARDLDLAESALLAGIIRWPTRYSPHNNPDIAKDRRNFVLKRMLELEFITEEQFEAARNQPIVVAERKPRNVNAPYFVDYILDDLIERYGEERVFGGGLRIYTTLDLNMQKAAENALNNGLPTGYVDSGGLTQPQGALVALDPRTGHIRAMVGGRGEDKFNRAVQAYRSPGSAIKIFPYTAAIDKGVTAADIYVDEPIEYVLANGETWSPRNYYPVFDGEMTVREALERSINTIAVQIVNQLGFNTVIEYGKKMGITSFVEAGRANDLGLSPLALGGLTKGVSPLEMASAYGVLANNGIRVEPIAILKVTDYHGNILEENASRQEVVLSEETSYIMNDLLRGVIERGTARSANINRPAAGKTGTHQDNRDAWFVGYTPDLVAAVWFGEDIPKAMVYKGVQYGSWNATPIWRDFMVEALRNTPISDFKRPNAIVEVAIDIKTGLLVPENCSLPKDEIRTEIFIKGTEPTEYTPRCSGSLWDLLPFFN